From a single Chitinivibrionia bacterium genomic region:
- a CDS encoding DUF1573 domain-containing protein, whose amino-acid sequence MNKKIILFLISAATILLANPRFFTENRDHDWGTVEMGDRILRHTFQVVNQGTDTLRINSIRPSCGCAVAKFDSIIAPGRTGRIVGEFNMRGRTGMQRNSLTVISNDPEEPQIRLTMATFITAPLDIVQRWMSLHSDRGRVRGTVSFLTQQTNFVINSAQYTANTDRADAIVVSTTQTSRSGPDENGNFRYDFDFHFVRNVDRFENGTLTFNTNVSARPTVSSNISIEPLRDAVY is encoded by the coding sequence ATGAATAAGAAAATTATTTTATTTTTAATTTCGGCGGCGACAATTTTGCTCGCAAATCCGAGATTTTTTACGGAAAACAGAGATCACGACTGGGGAACGGTTGAGATGGGCGACAGAATTTTACGCCATACGTTTCAGGTGGTGAACCAAGGAACCGACACTCTGCGAATAAACAGTATTCGTCCGAGCTGTGGTTGCGCGGTTGCCAAATTCGACTCGATAATCGCTCCCGGCAGAACGGGCAGAATTGTCGGCGAATTTAATATGAGAGGCAGAACAGGTATGCAAAGAAATTCGCTGACCGTTATTTCAAACGACCCCGAAGAGCCGCAAATTCGTCTGACTATGGCTACTTTTATTACAGCGCCCCTCGATATTGTCCAGAGATGGATGAGTTTGCATTCCGACAGAGGCAGAGTGCGCGGAACTGTGTCATTTTTGACGCAACAGACTAATTTTGTCATAAATTCTGCGCAATATACGGCTAACACCGACCGTGCCGACGCTATTGTGGTAAGTACGACCCAAACAAGCAGAAGCGGTCCCGATGAAAACGGCAATTTCAGATACGATTTTGACTTTCATTTTGTCCGAAATGTCGATAGATTTGAGAACGGAACCTTGACTTTTAACACAAACGTTTCCGCAAGACCGACAGTGTCTTCAAATATTTCGATTGAACCGCTTAGAGACGCAGTATATTGA
- a CDS encoding Hpt domain-containing protein, giving the protein MLNFIIDKIKKCDGKKSAPLDNKESRSPDWQPDCIDVREGTMRFGNNFKSYLRILKSFCENISELTEKIKNPTAENLSDYAISVHGIRGGCLAISANTCVARAQELELAAKAGNLDEVLRKNGEFIELLEETITQIKEFTELKEKE; this is encoded by the coding sequence TTGCTGAATTTTATTATAGACAAAATAAAAAAATGCGACGGCAAAAAGTCGGCGCCACTCGACAATAAAGAAAGCCGTTCGCCCGATTGGCAACCCGACTGCATTGATGTTAGGGAGGGAACAATGCGCTTCGGCAATAATTTCAAATCGTATTTGAGGATTTTGAAGTCGTTTTGCGAAAACATTTCCGAACTTACAGAAAAAATCAAAAATCCGACAGCGGAAAACCTGTCGGATTACGCAATAAGCGTTCACGGAATAAGAGGCGGTTGCCTTGCTATTTCGGCAAACACTTGCGTAGCGCGGGCTCAAGAATTGGAACTTGCGGCAAAAGCAGGAAATCTGGACGAGGTCTTACGCAAAAACGGCGAGTTTATCGAACTCTTGGAAGAAACGATTACCCAAATTAAAGAGTTTACAGAGCTTAAAGAAAAAGAATAG